Proteins from a genomic interval of Flammeovirgaceae bacterium SG7u.111:
- a CDS encoding Uma2 family endonuclease, producing the protein MSNKHSLTISDYVSLEQETGVKYEFHDGEVFALAGGSLNHGLLCGNVYSELRNGLKTASSNCKPLTSEIKLHVETQNSFLYPDCMVVCDKLAPSRKDKNAVVNPILVVEVLSKSTADYDRGDKFYQYRQIPSLQEYVLIEQDKAVVEVYFKKPKSDLWKISRYEGLSSRVQLQSIGIEISIEELYFDVEGVL; encoded by the coding sequence GTGAGCAATAAACATTCTCTTACCATTTCGGATTATGTCAGTTTAGAGCAGGAAACTGGGGTGAAATATGAATTTCACGATGGGGAGGTGTTTGCTTTGGCGGGAGGTTCTCTCAACCATGGGTTGCTTTGCGGAAATGTTTATTCTGAACTGAGGAATGGATTAAAAACTGCTTCTTCAAACTGTAAGCCACTTACAAGTGAGATAAAGCTGCATGTTGAAACTCAAAATAGTTTTTTGTATCCCGATTGTATGGTGGTGTGCGATAAGTTAGCACCCTCAAGGAAAGACAAGAATGCAGTGGTAAACCCCATTTTGGTAGTAGAAGTACTCTCAAAATCCACAGCAGATTATGATAGGGGCGATAAATTTTACCAGTATCGCCAAATCCCAAGCTTGCAAGAGTATGTGCTTATAGAGCAAGATAAAGCGGTAGTAGAGGTTTATTTCAAAAAACCGAAGTCAGACCTGTGGAAAATCAGCCGATACGAAGGGTTGTCTTCACGAGTCCAACTTCAGTCAATCGGTATCGAAATTTCTATTGAAGAATTATACTTTGATGTGGAAGGAGTATTATAA
- a CDS encoding cytochrome C translates to MNKKRKLLLFASFFIFAGAVGFQVVDGNLHLLQSPGATVKGYQESDYGLGSSYVDSLKPYPELKAGERAPFNIWEYAGRGKSSFGSPELPMSWEEWIAFHKKQKPELMKDVDEYMATRFDFSGETVEGQYMSGGRKAIMAGPIANLPKGVKSFEQFNQLSAEEIKRKNLFPYKPLAHPLQTTAHMVFPDNWNKSHPEHERIDLDHDFPDEYLPEFPPPMFLTTHKELGDVTKGREVTLANYYEIFDGILTPEQMEGLKELLKPTPTTWFNHTTHRVTIEPSAGVSCFSCHVNGHTNGAFELGPDSRPNLARLRVETPSMRGNYNLMQLSSKRSIRSMDHFAEVEEYFDGDPGMQQAIGARSQKREVTNRMGDLNSILDFPPAPKLGPMGKLMKDKATEQELLGEAIFNGKGKCSACHYGPAFVDDYMHDLQTERFYVGRPEGPIKTFPLRGIKDSPPYLHDGRCPTLGDAVEFFNIVLELDLDKKEKEALVAYMLCL, encoded by the coding sequence ATGAACAAGAAAAGAAAACTACTCTTATTTGCCAGCTTTTTCATTTTTGCTGGAGCTGTCGGCTTTCAGGTAGTCGATGGAAATTTGCACTTGCTCCAAAGCCCAGGAGCTACCGTAAAGGGTTACCAAGAAAGTGATTATGGCTTGGGCAGCAGCTATGTGGACAGCCTCAAGCCTTACCCCGAACTAAAAGCAGGGGAACGAGCTCCTTTCAACATTTGGGAATATGCCGGAAGGGGCAAAAGCTCTTTTGGAAGTCCAGAACTCCCCATGAGCTGGGAAGAATGGATCGCTTTCCACAAAAAGCAAAAGCCCGAACTAATGAAAGATGTAGATGAATATATGGCTACTCGCTTCGATTTTAGCGGAGAAACAGTGGAAGGTCAGTATATGTCTGGTGGAAGAAAGGCGATTATGGCCGGACCAATAGCCAATTTACCTAAAGGGGTAAAGTCTTTTGAACAATTCAACCAACTGTCGGCAGAGGAAATAAAGCGTAAGAACTTGTTTCCATACAAGCCGCTGGCGCACCCCTTGCAGACTACGGCGCATATGGTTTTTCCAGACAATTGGAACAAATCCCATCCAGAGCATGAGCGAATTGATTTAGACCACGATTTCCCCGACGAGTATTTGCCTGAATTTCCTCCGCCAATGTTCCTTACTACACACAAAGAACTGGGAGATGTAACCAAAGGAAGGGAAGTAACGCTTGCGAATTACTACGAAATATTCGATGGAATTCTCACTCCTGAGCAAATGGAAGGATTGAAAGAATTATTAAAGCCCACGCCTACAACATGGTTCAACCATACTACCCATAGGGTAACCATAGAGCCGAGTGCTGGAGTATCTTGCTTCTCTTGCCACGTGAACGGCCATACAAATGGGGCATTTGAATTAGGGCCAGATAGCCGACCAAACCTCGCAAGGCTTAGGGTTGAAACTCCTTCTATGAGAGGAAACTATAACCTTATGCAACTCTCCAGCAAGCGTTCTATCCGAAGCATGGATCACTTTGCCGAAGTAGAAGAATATTTTGATGGCGACCCAGGAATGCAACAGGCTATAGGTGCAAGGTCGCAAAAAAGGGAAGTGACCAACCGAATGGGTGACCTCAACTCTATTCTCGATTTTCCTCCCGCACCGAAGCTTGGACCAATGGGCAAATTAATGAAGGATAAGGCTACCGAACAAGAGTTGCTTGGCGAAGCAATTTTTAATGGGAAAGGAAAATGCTCGGCTTGCCATTACGGCCCTGCTTTTGTAGACGATTATATGCACGACTTGCAGACTGAAAGGTTTTATGTGGGCAGACCTGAAGGTCCTATCAAAACCTTCCCACTCCGAGGTATCAAAGATTCGCCTCCTTATTTGCACGATGGCAGATGCCCTACTCTTGGCGATGCCGTTGAATTCTTCAATATCGTATTGGAACTCGATCTAGATAAAAAAGAAAAAGAGGCACTGGTAGCTTATATGCTTTGCCTCTAA
- a CDS encoding DUF5706 domain-containing protein has product MEHSQQTTQSEKSVLESVADYAGNLLKEEIPSHLEYHDFNHTQDVIDAADEIGKENNLSEEEMEILLIAAWFHDTGHKDKIDEHEEASKNIAENYLREIDYPQEKIDQVKSAIDATKMPQKPKNKLEQVICDADLAHLGGKGFLKKTTSLMRERSSLGTLKHSEEDWYANTVEFARKHKYFTQYGKTVLEAKKQKNLKKLNKKIDKINNQKDDILSDELDIDLGELKKLKKKLQKVEGRPERGIETMFRVTSRNHVDLSAMADTKANIMISVNSILITIVIGVLMRKLDSNPHLIIPTVILMIVCLAAIVFAIFATRPSITTGKFTKEDIKKKQANLLFFGNFHKMELKDFEWGMNELINDSEYLYGSMIRDIYFLGSVLGKKYKYLRTSYTIFMYGLIIASIVFLIATILYGSGEPDIEDTFW; this is encoded by the coding sequence ATGGAGCATTCACAACAAACCACTCAATCAGAGAAATCTGTATTAGAAAGCGTGGCAGATTACGCAGGAAATTTACTCAAGGAAGAAATTCCTTCCCATTTGGAGTACCATGATTTCAACCATACTCAGGATGTGATAGATGCTGCCGATGAGATTGGTAAGGAAAACAATCTTTCTGAGGAGGAAATGGAAATTTTGTTGATTGCAGCATGGTTTCACGATACGGGGCATAAAGATAAGATAGATGAACACGAAGAGGCTAGTAAAAATATTGCCGAGAACTACCTTCGGGAAATAGACTATCCCCAAGAAAAAATTGATCAGGTAAAAAGTGCGATTGATGCGACCAAGATGCCTCAAAAGCCAAAAAATAAATTGGAGCAAGTGATTTGTGATGCCGACTTGGCACATCTTGGAGGAAAGGGTTTTTTGAAGAAAACCACCTCGCTCATGAGGGAGCGTTCTTCATTGGGTACGCTGAAGCATTCGGAGGAAGATTGGTATGCCAATACAGTTGAATTTGCTCGAAAACATAAATATTTCACGCAATATGGAAAAACTGTTTTAGAAGCTAAAAAGCAGAAAAACCTTAAAAAGCTCAACAAGAAAATAGATAAGATAAATAATCAAAAAGATGATATCCTGTCTGATGAGCTTGATATAGACTTGGGCGAACTGAAAAAGTTAAAAAAGAAGCTTCAAAAAGTAGAGGGCAGACCAGAAAGGGGGATTGAAACTATGTTTAGGGTGACCTCACGAAATCATGTAGACCTCAGTGCCATGGCTGATACGAAAGCCAACATCATGATCTCGGTCAACTCTATCCTCATCACTATCGTTATAGGTGTTTTGATGCGAAAGCTTGACTCAAACCCTCACCTCATTATTCCCACCGTTATTCTAATGATTGTCTGCCTTGCAGCTATCGTTTTTGCCATTTTCGCCACCCGCCCCTCCATCACCACAGGAAAGTTCACCAAAGAAGATATTAAAAAGAAACAGGCAAACCTGCTGTTTTTCGGCAATTTCCACAAAATGGAATTGAAAGATTTTGAGTGGGGGATGAATGAACTCATCAACGATTCGGAATACCTCTACGGCAGTATGATTCGCGATATTTACTTTTTGGGATCGGTGCTGGGCAAGAAGTACAAGTACCTCCGAACTTCCTACACCATTTTCATGTATGGGCTTATTATCGCCTCCATTGTTTTCCTCATCGCTACCATTCTCTACGGCAGCGGCGAACCTGATATTGAAGATACTTTTTGGTAG
- a CDS encoding ABC transporter permease, which translates to MMFRNYLTTAYRNLKKRFGYSLINILGLATGMAVCLLILQYVSFELSYDNFFPNKENIYRVRQDRYDKGELSTQWVSGCAAVGQFAKDNFPEVEEFVRLRRSNGIMSYVNASGQEKRLKEERIYAATPSVFDVFSINLLHGDTATALKDPYFIIISEKTAKKYFGEEDPIGKTMALNRNNKFTVSGIYPDFPENSHFKGEMIFSYATVVDWNGEGAENAWDWDGFYNYVKLNPGENAAEVEEKLTKAANEHNKENWGEYNHSVSFYLQPLESIHLYSDFIGEFEPGGNGNTVYFLLIISFFVIVIAWINYINLSTARSIDRAREVGVRKVMGSDKKHLVYQFMMETALTNGLAILLAGIMVILALPFFSELIGRELGYSLFYEPNFWITLISMFILGTAIAGMYPSFVLSAFKPVVVLKGKMRNSRHGIMLRKGLVVFQFAASVVLMVGTAVVYQQIQYMQSQNLGVDIEQTLVLDVPMIWGDSTYLSRAEAYKRELQTNPKISGVTFSSEVPGRSPGWNAGGIRLVSEDEKESRQYRVMAVDYDFVEVFGLELAEGRSFSEEFPNDNDAVLFNEAGAKYLGFEDYNEMMGEQLYFWGDTFQIVGVLKNYHQSSLQHDFEPLIFRMTGDYHRYYSLKVSTSELGNTISSVENLWKSYFPEKPFEYFFLDEHFNKNYASDILFGKVFLVFSSLALLIACMGLFGLASFTTLQRTKEIGIRKILGASIPNILLLLSKDFTQLVGIGFVLGAPISYFLMNQWLQEFAYKTPMSWWLFAFPGILILLIALLSVISQALRAAFSNPTKSLRYE; encoded by the coding sequence ATGATGTTCCGTAATTACTTGACCACTGCTTATCGTAACCTCAAAAAACGCTTTGGTTATTCGCTTATCAATATTTTAGGGCTAGCCACTGGTATGGCTGTCTGCCTGCTAATCCTTCAGTACGTAAGCTTTGAGCTGAGCTACGACAACTTTTTTCCCAACAAGGAAAACATTTATAGGGTAAGGCAAGACCGCTACGACAAGGGGGAGCTTTCTACCCAATGGGTTTCGGGCTGCGCCGCCGTGGGGCAGTTTGCCAAGGACAATTTTCCAGAAGTTGAAGAATTTGTAAGGCTGCGCCGCTCCAACGGTATCATGAGTTATGTGAATGCCAGTGGTCAAGAAAAGCGTTTAAAAGAAGAACGGATATATGCTGCCACACCTTCTGTTTTCGATGTTTTTTCTATCAACCTCTTACACGGAGATACTGCCACAGCACTGAAAGACCCTTATTTTATCATCATTTCAGAGAAAACCGCCAAAAAGTATTTTGGGGAGGAAGACCCGATTGGCAAGACCATGGCACTAAATAGGAACAATAAGTTTACCGTGTCGGGCATCTACCCAGATTTTCCAGAAAATAGTCATTTTAAGGGGGAAATGATCTTTTCTTATGCAACCGTGGTAGACTGGAACGGTGAAGGTGCGGAAAATGCTTGGGACTGGGACGGTTTCTACAACTATGTAAAGCTCAACCCTGGTGAAAATGCTGCTGAGGTAGAGGAAAAACTAACCAAAGCTGCCAACGAACACAACAAGGAAAACTGGGGTGAATACAATCATTCGGTTTCTTTCTATTTGCAACCACTCGAAAGCATCCACCTATATTCAGATTTTATTGGCGAGTTTGAGCCTGGAGGCAATGGGAATACGGTGTATTTTCTTCTTATTATCTCCTTTTTTGTAATCGTCATTGCCTGGATAAACTACATCAACCTCTCCACCGCCCGCTCCATAGACCGAGCTAGGGAAGTTGGGGTGCGAAAGGTAATGGGTTCTGATAAAAAGCATTTAGTCTATCAATTTATGATGGAAACGGCCCTGACCAATGGTCTAGCTATTTTGCTGGCTGGAATCATGGTCATACTCGCCTTACCTTTTTTTAGCGAGCTTATTGGCAGGGAATTGGGCTACTCACTCTTTTACGAGCCTAACTTTTGGATCACTCTTATTTCCATGTTCATATTAGGAACCGCCATTGCAGGGATGTACCCTTCTTTTGTACTGTCAGCTTTTAAACCTGTGGTGGTGCTCAAGGGAAAAATGAGGAATTCACGCCATGGGATTATGCTCCGCAAAGGGCTAGTCGTTTTCCAATTTGCTGCTTCCGTAGTACTGATGGTGGGTACAGCGGTGGTCTACCAGCAAATTCAATACATGCAGTCGCAAAATTTGGGAGTTGATATTGAGCAAACCTTGGTGCTAGACGTCCCCATGATTTGGGGCGACTCCACTTACCTCTCAAGAGCTGAAGCTTATAAACGAGAATTGCAGACGAACCCAAAAATATCGGGAGTGACCTTTTCGAGCGAAGTGCCAGGGCGCTCGCCAGGTTGGAATGCAGGAGGTATCCGTTTGGTTTCGGAAGATGAAAAAGAAAGTCGCCAATATAGGGTAATGGCTGTAGATTATGATTTTGTAGAGGTATTTGGGCTGGAGCTAGCCGAAGGCAGAAGTTTCTCGGAAGAATTTCCGAACGATAATGATGCAGTCCTTTTCAACGAAGCGGGGGCAAAATATTTGGGTTTTGAGGATTACAATGAAATGATGGGCGAACAGCTCTACTTTTGGGGCGATACATTCCAAATAGTTGGCGTACTCAAAAATTATCACCAAAGTTCGTTACAGCACGATTTTGAGCCGCTGATTTTCCGTATGACAGGCGATTATCACCGTTACTACTCGCTGAAAGTAAGCACTTCGGAGCTCGGCAACACCATTTCCAGTGTAGAAAACCTGTGGAAATCTTATTTCCCCGAAAAACCCTTTGAGTACTTTTTCCTCGACGAGCATTTCAATAAAAATTACGCAAGTGATATTCTATTTGGAAAAGTATTCTTGGTCTTTTCTTCCCTCGCCTTACTTATAGCCTGTATGGGACTATTTGGACTAGCATCCTTCACCACCTTGCAGCGTACCAAAGAAATAGGGATAAGGAAAATATTGGGAGCTTCTATTCCCAATATCCTGCTTCTGCTCTCCAAAGATTTTACCCAGCTTGTGGGGATAGGCTTCGTGCTCGGCGCACCCATCTCTTATTTTCTAATGAACCAATGGCTACAAGAATTTGCCTACAAAACACCCATGAGCTGGTGGCTTTTTGCCTTCCCAGGCATCCTTATCCTGCTCATTGCCCTACTCTCGGTAATTTCCCAAGCCTTGCGTGCAGCTTTTTCTAACCCAACAAAATCGCTGAGATATGAGTAG
- a CDS encoding DUF2490 domain-containing protein — protein sequence MLKRTLIFFVLILLLMEKKAVSQDQSESYLRETGLWYGAYIKVKLSKKLGYYGEHHLRFKNSEENLHDFTGMVRQIYNRAGLNIFFNEYFEAVIGPTLVLNFTPHPGDPEYEKVTYEPRIWHQWLLMMPPMGRVKIYNQFRFEHRWKKKNKVGSPYNYTNRYRYKLFAYIPINNKKIKEKTFFFSPSVELFMHSGKSVVYDAFEDFRTYNGFGYVLNKNVTFFAGHMWTYGQDKSGYEYGKSHVIRLNVLFGFDARKIEKKLPPINIGY from the coding sequence ATGCTCAAAAGAACACTGATCTTTTTTGTGCTGATTTTGCTGTTGATGGAAAAAAAAGCGGTTTCCCAAGACCAGTCCGAGTCCTATTTGCGTGAGACGGGATTGTGGTATGGAGCTTATATTAAGGTGAAGCTTAGCAAGAAACTTGGATACTATGGGGAGCACCACCTAAGATTTAAAAATAGTGAGGAAAATCTCCACGATTTTACGGGAATGGTGCGTCAAATCTACAACCGAGCGGGCTTAAATATTTTTTTCAACGAGTATTTTGAAGCAGTTATAGGCCCTACGTTGGTATTGAATTTTACGCCACATCCAGGAGATCCTGAGTACGAAAAAGTAACTTATGAACCACGTATTTGGCACCAATGGTTGCTCATGATGCCGCCTATGGGCAGGGTGAAAATCTATAACCAATTTAGGTTTGAACACCGTTGGAAGAAGAAAAACAAAGTGGGTTCGCCTTATAATTATACAAATAGGTACAGGTATAAGCTCTTTGCCTATATCCCAATCAACAATAAAAAGATCAAAGAAAAAACATTTTTCTTTTCTCCCAGTGTGGAGCTGTTCATGCATTCGGGAAAGTCGGTGGTGTACGATGCCTTTGAAGACTTCAGAACTTATAATGGCTTTGGGTATGTACTGAACAAGAATGTCACTTTTTTTGCTGGCCATATGTGGACATACGGCCAGGATAAATCTGGCTACGAATACGGTAAAAGTCATGTGATCAGGCTCAACGTACTGTTTGGGTTCGATGCAAGAAAGATTGAAAAGAAATTACCACCAATTAACATAGGGTACTAG
- a CDS encoding magnesium chelatase, protein MNYEDIPHERLYKIKTLGELKAAGYAPKTIKEELRQNLISKLKKGENVFEGIHGYEETVVPDLQRAILSKHDISLLGLRGQAKTRLARMMVNLLDEYTPVLEGSELNDDPLQPLSRYGRDLIKEHGDHTPITWMHRSERYNEKLATPDVSVADLIGDVDPIKAASLKLPYSDERVIHYGLIPRSNRCLFVINELPDLQARIQVALFNILQEGDIQIRGFKLRLPLDIQFVFTANPEDYTNRGSIVTPLKDRIDSQIITHYPKSIEIGKLITSQEADIKPEQKEMVTVNETAKDLIEQIAIEARESEYIDEKSGVSARLTISAFENLISSAERRCLVNADSQTHLRVSDFWGVVPAITGKVELVYEGEQEGAGIVAQNLVGKAIRTQFLNYFPDPEKEKKEKKNSYKTILEWFGDGEELDIVNDAKNQEYKTALFSVPGLKEMIQEKFPDKPEAEQVFLMEFALHGLAEYSMLSKKFLTSKTHFSDLLSSMFSLPSDFDDDEGDDY, encoded by the coding sequence ATGAACTACGAGGATATTCCACACGAACGTTTGTACAAAATAAAAACCTTGGGAGAGCTAAAAGCGGCCGGCTATGCTCCCAAAACTATAAAAGAGGAGTTGAGGCAAAACCTGATAAGTAAGCTTAAGAAAGGGGAAAATGTATTTGAGGGAATTCACGGATATGAAGAAACGGTAGTTCCTGACCTGCAAAGAGCAATCCTTTCGAAGCATGACATTAGTCTTTTGGGCTTAAGGGGGCAGGCAAAAACAAGACTTGCCCGCATGATGGTCAACTTATTAGACGAATACACTCCTGTGCTAGAAGGCTCGGAACTTAACGACGATCCTTTGCAGCCTCTTTCAAGATATGGAAGAGATCTGATTAAAGAGCATGGAGATCATACTCCGATCACTTGGATGCACCGCTCAGAACGTTACAATGAAAAATTGGCAACACCAGATGTTTCGGTAGCCGACCTTATAGGCGATGTGGATCCCATAAAAGCGGCAAGTTTGAAATTACCTTACTCTGATGAACGGGTGATTCACTACGGTCTTATTCCTCGTTCCAACCGTTGCTTATTCGTAATAAACGAATTGCCCGATTTGCAAGCAAGGATCCAGGTTGCTCTTTTCAATATTTTGCAAGAGGGAGATATCCAGATACGTGGGTTTAAGCTCAGGCTCCCGCTCGATATCCAATTTGTGTTTACCGCCAACCCAGAAGACTATACAAACAGGGGCAGTATTGTTACCCCGCTGAAAGATAGGATTGATAGTCAAATTATTACCCACTATCCAAAATCGATTGAAATAGGCAAGTTGATCACCAGCCAAGAAGCCGATATTAAGCCAGAGCAAAAGGAGATGGTTACGGTAAACGAAACTGCCAAAGACCTGATAGAGCAAATTGCGATAGAGGCGAGGGAAAGTGAGTATATTGATGAAAAAAGTGGGGTTTCTGCCAGATTAACTATTTCGGCTTTTGAAAACCTGATAAGCTCAGCGGAAAGGCGTTGCTTGGTAAATGCTGATAGTCAGACCCATTTGAGGGTTTCCGACTTTTGGGGAGTAGTTCCAGCCATTACCGGTAAGGTAGAATTGGTGTATGAGGGTGAGCAAGAGGGGGCGGGAATAGTTGCCCAAAACTTGGTAGGCAAAGCGATCCGAACTCAGTTTTTAAATTATTTCCCCGATCCAGAAAAAGAGAAAAAGGAGAAGAAAAATAGCTATAAAACTATTTTGGAGTGGTTTGGTGATGGCGAAGAATTGGATATAGTGAATGATGCTAAAAATCAGGAATATAAAACGGCTCTTTTTTCCGTACCTGGTTTGAAAGAAATGATACAAGAGAAGTTCCCTGATAAGCCAGAAGCCGAACAAGTATTCTTGATGGAGTTTGCCCTTCATGGCTTGGCAGAATATTCTATGCTCAGCAAGAAATTCCTCACAAGTAAAACACATTTTTCTGACTTGCTCAGCAGTATGTTCTCGCTCCCATCAGACTTTGATGACGACGAAGGGGACGATTATTAG
- a CDS encoding NYN domain-containing protein: MLKDTKLAVLIDGDNIPSKYVSEMMEEITKYGTPTIKRIYGDWTKPHLTKWKTILLENAINPIQQYSYTTGKNATDSAMIIDAMDILYSEKVDGFCLVSSDSDFTKLATRLREAGMQVFGIGEKKTPDPFIVACDKFIYLEILKKDTDEKSEGKESSKKANVDKITPKVMRLLKNSVDDAAEDDGWAFLGDVGSLILKKQPNFDARNYGFEKLTPFFNSIPQFEIEHREQGNGKYKLVFVRNKR; the protein is encoded by the coding sequence ATGTTAAAAGACACAAAACTAGCAGTGCTGATAGACGGCGACAATATTCCTTCCAAATATGTTTCCGAAATGATGGAAGAAATTACCAAGTACGGCACCCCTACCATTAAGCGGATTTATGGTGACTGGACGAAGCCCCACCTTACCAAATGGAAAACCATTCTGCTTGAAAATGCCATCAACCCTATCCAACAATACAGCTACACCACGGGGAAAAATGCCACCGACTCCGCCATGATCATCGATGCCATGGATATTCTCTATTCGGAGAAAGTAGATGGGTTTTGCCTCGTTTCATCTGACAGCGACTTTACCAAATTAGCCACCCGCCTGCGCGAAGCAGGGATGCAGGTATTTGGGATTGGCGAGAAGAAAACGCCCGACCCTTTTATAGTAGCCTGCGACAAGTTTATTTATCTCGAAATTTTGAAAAAAGATACGGACGAAAAATCGGAAGGGAAAGAAAGTTCGAAAAAGGCGAATGTGGACAAAATTACTCCTAAAGTGATGCGCTTGCTCAAAAACTCTGTAGACGATGCCGCTGAGGACGATGGTTGGGCATTTTTGGGCGATGTAGGCTCGCTCATCCTCAAGAAACAGCCCAACTTCGATGCCCGTAACTATGGTTTTGAAAAACTCACCCCTTTCTTCAATTCCATCCCCCAGTTTGAAATAGAACACCGAGAGCAAGGTAATGGAAAGTATAAATTGGTATTTGTGAGAAACAAGAGGTAG